A single genomic interval of Spirosoma linguale DSM 74 harbors:
- a CDS encoding TonB-dependent receptor plug (PFAM: TonB-dependent receptor plug~KEGG: ccs:CCNA_00858 TonB-dependent receptor) has translation MKPVLRLLFVHSILFWVGSAVAQQVATGNGNRLMGTVIDATTRQVLPFASVAVFTQRQGKDSLLTGSQTDEKGAFAIANLPAGTLTARITFVGYQQLEQVIRIAQAQTDLGTLALKPDASQLKEVQVTGEKSGIDMTMEKRTFNVAKNLTTIGGTAENVLKNVPSITLDESGNPSLRNMATTIYVNGKPTQLTLAQIPANQIESVEVISNPSARYDASTSGGIVNLVLKKNRLPGYNGLVSAGIGNNSRFDGTLNLDWRRGKWNLTSFYSINATKNPVTGYVYRTNRNADGSPINYFNQNTSISLNNTFQSGRIAADYALNKHNTLSLAATLVGGEFNTVSSQPYEYRDLSQRVISSGNRNTVPHNTFTNLGLEFDWKHQFARKGQELSLVTSYSRNHLSNAADWYTTALNAESGTGTATSQPGFPERDKITGRTIGDQVIAQLDYTHPLGDSAKLEMGLRSYTYIRDQQYFFNKLNNDTQAYQLLPSYSQDARIAEAVNAVYVLYTRQFRRNISLQAGLRLEQSSLHGTSRLDTTTFGYNYPSASGQNLFQSFFPSFALSKKLSENSEIGLSLSRKVGRPNFRHLFIGIQANDRQNITIGNPAVRPEFVNTAEVNYNKSWDSPLLGAVSWLATAYYIYEDHTIKPFTRPSAADSSVLVTTFINVKADIRYGFDNTLKFNIGPNLSAVANLNVFNVILQSVDLQNQLVSYNAKLNLTYRFPAAISAQLTGTNDGKAPSLQGYRQAVRGIDFAVRKGFWQNRASVTFTINDMFNSRRFISIYDQPGAYQLTMNRREVRFYKLSIQLPLGSDTIKRNQRKMDRPDVDFSN, from the coding sequence ATGAAGCCAGTGCTCCGCCTTTTATTCGTTCATAGTATTCTTTTCTGGGTTGGTTCGGCCGTTGCACAACAGGTAGCGACGGGCAATGGTAACCGACTGATGGGGACGGTAATAGACGCCACGACCAGGCAAGTGCTTCCGTTTGCATCGGTAGCCGTTTTTACGCAGAGACAAGGAAAAGACAGTCTGTTGACCGGTAGCCAGACCGATGAAAAGGGTGCCTTTGCCATCGCCAATTTACCGGCGGGTACACTAACCGCACGGATTACATTTGTTGGTTATCAGCAGTTGGAACAGGTGATTCGAATCGCGCAGGCACAAACCGATTTGGGTACGCTGGCCCTGAAACCCGATGCCAGCCAACTGAAGGAAGTACAGGTGACGGGTGAGAAAAGCGGCATCGACATGACCATGGAGAAGCGCACTTTTAACGTAGCCAAAAACCTGACCACCATCGGTGGAACGGCCGAGAATGTGCTGAAGAACGTCCCCTCCATTACCCTCGACGAAAGCGGTAATCCAAGCCTGCGGAATATGGCAACCACCATTTACGTCAACGGTAAACCGACCCAGCTGACGTTGGCCCAGATTCCGGCCAATCAGATTGAGTCGGTTGAGGTGATCTCGAATCCATCGGCTCGTTATGATGCATCTACCTCGGGCGGCATTGTTAACCTGGTGCTGAAGAAAAACCGGTTGCCCGGTTATAACGGACTGGTTAGTGCGGGTATCGGGAATAATTCCCGCTTCGATGGTACGCTCAATCTGGACTGGCGCCGGGGCAAATGGAACCTGACCAGCTTTTACTCCATCAACGCGACCAAAAATCCGGTGACGGGCTATGTCTATCGGACGAACCGGAACGCGGATGGGAGTCCGATAAACTACTTCAATCAGAACACCAGCATCAGTCTGAACAATACGTTCCAGAGCGGGCGCATTGCAGCTGACTATGCGCTCAATAAGCACAATACGTTATCGCTGGCGGCAACGCTCGTTGGGGGCGAATTCAATACGGTGAGCAGCCAGCCCTACGAGTACCGCGACCTGTCGCAGCGCGTGATTAGCTCCGGCAATCGGAACACCGTGCCACACAATACCTTTACCAACCTCGGTTTGGAATTCGACTGGAAACACCAGTTTGCCCGCAAAGGACAGGAGTTGAGCCTGGTTACCTCGTACAGCCGAAACCATCTGTCCAACGCAGCCGACTGGTACACGACGGCCTTGAATGCGGAGTCGGGCACGGGCACGGCGACATCTCAGCCGGGTTTCCCCGAACGGGATAAAATTACGGGTCGCACCATCGGTGATCAGGTCATTGCCCAACTCGACTACACGCATCCGCTGGGCGATTCGGCCAAGCTGGAAATGGGATTGCGCAGTTACACCTACATCCGCGATCAGCAGTATTTTTTCAATAAGCTGAACAACGATACACAGGCGTATCAGTTACTACCCAGCTATTCGCAGGACGCCCGGATTGCCGAAGCGGTCAACGCCGTTTACGTGCTTTATACGCGCCAGTTCCGCCGGAATATCAGTTTGCAGGCGGGTTTGCGGTTAGAGCAGTCGAGTTTACACGGCACCTCCCGGCTCGACACAACGACGTTTGGCTATAACTACCCATCCGCCAGTGGGCAGAATCTGTTTCAGTCTTTTTTCCCCTCCTTTGCTCTTTCGAAAAAGCTGAGCGAAAACTCTGAAATTGGCCTTAGTCTAAGCCGCAAGGTAGGAAGACCTAATTTCCGGCATTTGTTCATTGGCATTCAGGCGAATGACCGGCAAAATATCACCATCGGCAACCCCGCCGTGCGGCCGGAGTTTGTCAATACGGCTGAGGTCAACTACAACAAAAGCTGGGATAGCCCGTTGCTCGGCGCAGTAAGCTGGCTGGCTACGGCTTATTACATCTACGAAGACCATACCATCAAACCCTTCACGCGCCCTTCGGCCGCTGATTCGTCGGTGCTGGTGACAACGTTCATCAACGTCAAAGCCGACATCCGCTACGGATTTGACAATACATTAAAGTTTAACATTGGCCCGAACCTGAGCGCGGTGGCGAACCTGAACGTGTTCAACGTAATTCTGCAATCGGTCGACCTGCAAAATCAGTTGGTTTCCTACAATGCCAAGCTGAATCTGACGTATCGGTTCCCGGCTGCTATCTCGGCGCAATTGACGGGCACCAATGATGGCAAAGCACCTTCGTTGCAGGGCTACCGGCAGGCCGTACGTGGCATCGATTTTGCGGTTCGGAAAGGGTTCTGGCAAAACCGCGCCAGCGTTACGTTCACGATCAATGACATGTTCAATTCCCGCCGGTTTATCAGCATCTACGATCAACCTGGTGCCTACCAGCTGACCATGAACCGCCGGGAGGTACGGTTTTATAAACTGTCAATACAATTGCCATTAGGTAGCGATACCATCAAACGTAACCAACGTAAAATGGATCGTCCAGACGTGGACTTTAGTAACTAG
- a CDS encoding hypothetical protein (KEGG: scl:sce5067 hypothetical protein) yields the protein MNYQIRLGLAAMAVAGGLIAGLTGCSKSEDVQVSAPLFKTGAAISTKTPLSGVVKGTLLADSTYRVTGDVFINEGDTLTIQPGAKVYFDGKGVWSFIVKGSLLALGTQEKQIYFTVPTATKTDVPGADVTKDPAYAGLWGGILGESTFKNIIIKWAHLEFGGGTVVTSPVSFIANGGKAYVISSANSDGIVVLEDSWVYGAVDDPIRPFGGKYNVMRNTFEKCGFTGGEAFNVKGGTVGNFAYNLIVGSATNGPKASNNGQKPGQPQTNVLFYNNTIVHSGYRRTADGRGGSINFEEGSRGGYYNNLMVNDKYGPRIVGATQTYSGNALVVADTANIKYGYNYHYVDSLKMANQIYPVLFAQKPQTTDFPAPSTFLPTGYKPGQAYDGSAVVQKNNPLFVNFPLPYVATKKVADVSYVGTWNFRLQSSSPAIGKGTTGFSPLTVVPVSANFGSTEITPPSTDVGCYPSNGKGNQH from the coding sequence ATGAACTACCAGATTCGTTTAGGTTTAGCCGCAATGGCAGTAGCGGGCGGTCTGATTGCCGGTCTTACCGGTTGCAGCAAATCAGAAGATGTACAGGTGTCGGCACCGCTTTTTAAAACGGGGGCGGCCATTAGCACGAAAACACCCTTATCAGGCGTGGTGAAAGGCACATTGCTGGCCGATTCGACCTACCGGGTCACCGGCGATGTATTCATCAACGAAGGCGATACACTGACCATTCAGCCGGGTGCCAAAGTCTATTTTGATGGCAAAGGCGTATGGAGTTTCATTGTCAAAGGCTCGTTACTGGCGTTGGGTACCCAGGAGAAGCAGATTTACTTTACGGTGCCAACCGCTACCAAAACCGACGTGCCGGGTGCCGACGTAACCAAAGACCCAGCCTACGCTGGTCTTTGGGGGGGTATTCTGGGCGAATCAACGTTCAAGAACATCATTATCAAATGGGCGCACCTGGAGTTTGGTGGTGGCACGGTGGTGACCTCGCCGGTATCATTTATCGCCAATGGCGGAAAAGCTTATGTTATTTCTTCGGCTAACTCCGACGGTATTGTGGTGCTGGAAGACTCGTGGGTGTATGGCGCGGTCGACGATCCGATTCGTCCTTTTGGCGGTAAGTACAATGTGATGCGGAATACGTTTGAAAAGTGCGGTTTCACCGGTGGCGAAGCCTTCAACGTGAAAGGCGGCACGGTTGGTAATTTTGCGTACAACCTCATCGTTGGATCGGCGACGAATGGGCCAAAAGCGTCAAATAACGGTCAGAAGCCCGGCCAGCCGCAAACGAACGTTCTTTTCTACAACAACACCATTGTCCACAGTGGCTACCGTCGGACGGCTGATGGTCGGGGCGGCTCGATCAATTTTGAAGAAGGCTCACGGGGTGGTTATTACAACAACCTGATGGTGAATGACAAATACGGTCCCCGGATTGTGGGCGCTACGCAGACCTACTCGGGTAATGCGCTGGTAGTAGCTGATACGGCCAACATTAAATATGGCTACAACTACCACTACGTCGATTCATTGAAAATGGCGAATCAGATTTATCCGGTTCTGTTCGCTCAAAAGCCGCAAACGACGGACTTCCCGGCACCATCAACCTTCCTGCCTACGGGCTACAAGCCAGGTCAGGCGTATGATGGGTCGGCAGTTGTTCAGAAGAACAACCCGCTGTTCGTCAACTTCCCATTGCCGTATGTGGCCACGAAGAAAGTAGCGGATGTTTCCTACGTAGGAACGTGGAATTTTCGGTTGCAGTCGTCATCACCCGCTATTGG
- a CDS encoding conserved hypothetical protein (KEGG: bid:Bind_1167 hypothetical protein), with product MISFVKKITLAACLLGAGNVLVNAQPTYSFIQKISLPTGEGKWDYLKMDGERERLFVSHFDRVHVIDLKTNKQIGEITGLKGVHGIGLAKDLNKGYITNGTDNTVTVFDYNTFNVLQTIPVTGKKPDAILYDKSTKQVFVFNNGSGNAVVINAVTDKVVGSVEMGGAPEFAVSNEKGSLFNNNEDTNEIFEIDAKTFKIKNKYSVAPAGGVPTGLAYDAGSNRLFSVCRKPQALVVMDASTGKIVQSLPIGGGVDAVVYEKDLKLIMTSNGEGNVTIIHQDSPDTYSVVQTLTTRPGLKTMVHRGTTHRIYLSGADYQADGKTPAPGTFGVFVYGPQTRQ from the coding sequence ATGATCTCTTTTGTTAAAAAGATTACGCTGGCTGCCTGTCTGTTGGGCGCTGGTAACGTGTTAGTTAATGCCCAGCCGACTTATTCATTTATTCAGAAAATCAGTCTGCCTACGGGTGAGGGAAAATGGGATTACCTGAAAATGGATGGTGAGCGGGAACGGCTTTTTGTCTCTCACTTCGACCGGGTACACGTCATCGACCTTAAAACCAATAAACAGATCGGTGAAATTACCGGGCTCAAAGGTGTTCACGGTATTGGTTTGGCTAAAGACCTTAATAAAGGCTATATCACCAATGGGACTGACAACACCGTTACGGTTTTCGATTACAATACCTTCAACGTCTTACAAACAATTCCGGTAACGGGTAAGAAGCCCGACGCCATACTATACGATAAGAGCACGAAACAGGTTTTTGTCTTCAATAACGGGAGTGGCAATGCGGTTGTCATCAATGCCGTGACGGATAAAGTAGTCGGCTCGGTGGAGATGGGGGGCGCACCTGAGTTTGCCGTCTCGAACGAGAAAGGCAGCCTCTTCAACAACAACGAAGACACCAACGAGATTTTCGAAATCGACGCAAAGACCTTTAAGATCAAAAATAAATACTCGGTTGCACCCGCTGGTGGTGTACCGACCGGACTGGCCTACGATGCGGGTTCGAACCGGTTGTTTTCGGTTTGCCGGAAGCCACAGGCACTCGTGGTTATGGATGCGTCGACTGGAAAAATTGTCCAGTCGCTGCCAATTGGTGGTGGGGTCGATGCGGTCGTTTACGAGAAAGACCTGAAACTGATAATGACCTCGAACGGCGAAGGCAACGTAACAATCATCCACCAGGATTCGCCGGATACCTATTCAGTCGTTCAGACGCTGACGACCAGGCCTGGTCTTAAAACGATGGTTCATCGGGGTACAACGCATCGTATATACCTGAGCGGTGCCGACTACCAGGCCGACGGAAAAACACCGGCTCCCGGCACATTTGGCGTATTTGTGTACGGACCACAAACCAGGCAATAA
- a CDS encoding TonB-dependent receptor (TIGRFAM: TonB-dependent receptor~PFAM: TonB-dependent receptor plug~KEGG: scl:sce5068 TonB-dependent receptor protein), whose protein sequence is MKYTLYLLLLFGLQAVQAATLKGTITDARTGEPLIGATVVLVNTRFGGTVGLDGNYVIKGVPAGTYTCVAQYISYQKTQRTIVVGEGVTSTQNFALAEGSRELTEVIVSASGDRESENNTRRTEQKADNVLNIIGAKAISLLPDITVANVLARVSGVSVVRNGTGDGQFAIIRGMDRRYNYTLVNGIKIPSPDNKNRYVPMDIFPADLLERLEVIKALTPNMEGDAIGGSMNMVMRSAPDYLVLTATASGGYSQIFGDQPFQGFSTKDINFRSPSEIMGSNTAYAQPSQFSRTSLLYNKVAFPVNGLFSLSIGNRIFNRRLGFLLGGSYQHTYRGGTTTFFSLNGQPSPDPLPNTPIFTSIDKRVNSNEQARTGLNAKFDYAFTDRHKLSLYGLFMQLDDKQHRTILGNELTTFGDVTTNDRSVFRRQTIYSATLQGDHALLGQSADPKLKLNWSAVYSQAKSQTPSWASYGVTYRVEPDVNGNPVRGAQYINPVSYIWTRNSDRDLTGYVNLVYNPLPNAELSVGGMYRDKDRNNYYNDYSLATVLPGGDRQLFTSVDKATLSFFPIATALSDSANGNNYTAKEQIAAGYVQGKVTLAQRWQLVGGVRFENTNQSYVSQLPVTSTGKTGKISYLDVLPSLHLKYQLSSRENVRFSYFRGISRPGYFELVPANFPGDYYIESGNPYLKHTVADNIDFRYELFPGGSQQLLLGGFYKNIKDPIEYGFNVVSNVNTVYQPLNFGTATNFGAELVFAKFWRDWGVTGNYTFTKSSITTSKRVYGRDAQGSTVVTEAQQTRPLQGQSDHIANLSLVYKNQRINLDAQLAWVYTGKRINIVSPYLGLDYWQRGTSQVDFSTEKRFGGKRFSIFAKLTNLLNNPIISEVLKPNTVASLPEQLRTDRILVQKDVFGQSYLIGFRYKH, encoded by the coding sequence ATGAAATACACACTTTATCTGCTTCTCCTGTTCGGTCTTCAGGCTGTTCAGGCTGCCACCCTAAAAGGCACCATCACCGATGCCCGAACGGGTGAGCCACTTATCGGGGCAACGGTTGTGTTGGTCAATACCCGATTCGGTGGTACAGTTGGTCTGGATGGCAACTATGTAATCAAGGGCGTACCAGCTGGCACTTACACCTGCGTAGCGCAGTATATCAGCTATCAGAAAACCCAGCGAACGATTGTGGTGGGTGAAGGGGTAACAAGCACGCAGAATTTCGCGCTGGCCGAGGGTAGTCGTGAGCTAACGGAGGTGATCGTATCGGCATCCGGCGACCGGGAATCTGAAAACAATACGAGACGAACGGAACAGAAAGCCGATAATGTCCTGAATATCATTGGTGCCAAAGCCATCTCGCTGCTGCCCGACATTACCGTTGCCAACGTGCTGGCGCGGGTATCGGGGGTGTCTGTCGTGCGGAATGGCACGGGCGATGGTCAGTTTGCCATTATTCGGGGTATGGACCGGCGGTATAACTACACGCTTGTCAATGGGATCAAGATTCCCAGCCCCGACAACAAGAATCGCTACGTACCCATGGATATTTTCCCGGCCGATCTGCTCGAACGGCTGGAAGTTATCAAAGCCCTCACGCCCAATATGGAAGGCGATGCTATTGGCGGCTCCATGAACATGGTTATGCGTTCAGCTCCGGATTATCTGGTGCTTACAGCTACCGCATCGGGTGGATACAGCCAGATTTTTGGCGATCAGCCTTTTCAGGGTTTCAGTACGAAAGACATAAACTTCCGGTCGCCTTCAGAGATCATGGGAAGCAACACGGCTTATGCGCAGCCGTCGCAATTTTCGCGGACATCTCTCCTGTACAACAAGGTAGCTTTTCCGGTAAACGGCCTGTTCAGCCTGTCGATTGGTAACCGTATTTTTAATCGTAGACTGGGCTTTTTACTCGGTGGCAGTTACCAGCATACGTACCGGGGTGGCACCACAACGTTTTTCTCTCTGAATGGTCAGCCCAGCCCCGACCCGCTGCCGAACACGCCCATTTTTACGTCGATTGATAAGCGCGTGAATTCCAATGAGCAGGCTCGCACAGGGTTAAACGCCAAGTTTGATTATGCGTTTACGGATCGCCATAAACTAAGTCTGTACGGCTTGTTCATGCAGCTCGACGACAAACAGCACCGTACGATTCTGGGTAATGAGCTAACCACGTTTGGTGATGTGACGACCAATGATCGGTCGGTTTTCCGTCGGCAGACTATCTATAGCGCTACGTTGCAGGGTGACCACGCTCTGCTCGGCCAAAGCGCCGATCCAAAACTTAAGCTGAACTGGTCGGCGGTGTATTCACAGGCCAAAAGTCAAACCCCGAGTTGGGCCAGTTATGGGGTTACGTACCGGGTAGAACCTGATGTAAACGGCAACCCGGTTCGCGGAGCGCAGTATATCAACCCGGTTAGTTATATCTGGACCCGTAATAGCGACCGCGACCTGACCGGTTATGTCAACCTTGTGTACAACCCATTACCCAACGCAGAGCTGTCAGTAGGGGGCATGTACCGCGACAAAGACCGCAATAACTACTACAACGATTACAGTCTTGCGACGGTGTTGCCGGGTGGTGACCGGCAACTTTTCACCTCGGTCGATAAAGCGACACTTTCGTTCTTTCCTATCGCTACGGCGTTGTCGGATAGTGCCAATGGCAACAACTATACCGCCAAAGAGCAAATTGCTGCGGGCTACGTGCAGGGCAAAGTTACGCTGGCCCAACGCTGGCAACTGGTGGGTGGCGTTCGGTTCGAGAATACAAACCAGTCGTATGTTTCGCAGTTGCCGGTTACCTCAACCGGAAAAACCGGTAAGATCAGCTACCTGGACGTATTGCCCAGTCTGCACCTCAAATACCAGTTGTCGAGCCGCGAAAACGTTCGGTTCTCGTACTTCCGGGGTATCAGCCGACCCGGTTATTTTGAACTCGTACCGGCAAATTTCCCTGGCGATTACTATATCGAATCAGGAAATCCTTACTTAAAACATACGGTAGCTGACAATATCGACTTCCGCTACGAACTATTTCCGGGTGGTAGTCAGCAATTATTACTCGGGGGCTTTTACAAGAATATCAAAGACCCAATCGAGTACGGGTTTAACGTCGTCAGCAATGTCAACACGGTGTACCAGCCGCTCAACTTCGGTACCGCGACCAACTTTGGGGCGGAACTGGTATTCGCCAAATTCTGGCGCGACTGGGGTGTTACCGGAAATTACACCTTCACCAAGTCGAGCATCACGACCAGCAAGCGGGTTTATGGACGCGACGCGCAGGGATCGACGGTTGTTACGGAAGCGCAGCAGACCCGCCCCTTGCAGGGCCAGTCAGACCACATTGCTAACCTGTCGCTGGTCTACAAGAATCAACGAATCAACCTCGATGCACAGCTAGCCTGGGTGTATACCGGCAAACGGATCAACATTGTATCGCCCTATCTGGGCCTGGATTACTGGCAACGCGGAACATCACAAGTGGACTTTTCGACGGAGAAACGCTTCGGGGGCAAACGGTTTTCCATCTTCGCCAAGCTCACCAACCTGTTGAACAACCCAATTATTTCGGAAGTGCTAAAGCCTAATACGGTCGCCAGTCTGCCCGAGCAGCTCCGCACAGACCGGATTCTGGTCCAGAAAGACGTGTTCGGTCAGTCGTACCTGATCGGGTTCCGCTACAAACATTAA